In bacterium, the genomic window CCGTCCGGTCTGGGGAGGGTGGCCGGTGGAGGAATGATCCTGGGCGGGGTGGCCATCACCCAAATCCGACCTCGTGAGGGGGCGGGGAAGATAGGATAGTGCTTCCGCTGCAGCAAAGGGATTGGTAAACGCCCACCCGAATATTACTATCTTGTTCCACGCAACCTCCTGGCATCTTCCAACGACGTTTCTGGGGGGGATGATCGTGGCCACGCTCACGCGTCGAGGTTTCTTGAAACTGACGGGGGTGGGCGTGGGCACGCTCGCCCTCTCAGAGCTGGGGTTCGACCTCGCCCACGCGTACCAGGTTCGTCAGACTCTCCGCATCGCCGGCGCCACCCAATCCCACTCAGTTTGTCCGTACTGTGCCGTGGGGTGCGCGCTCGTGGCCTACACGCGGAAAGAGGCCGACGGGACGGTCAAGATCCTGCAAATTGAAGGCGACCCGGATAGTCCTATCACCGAGGGCCGGCTGTGCCCCAAAGGGGCGACGGCCATGCAACTCGCCACCTCGGCCCGGCGCGTGGAACACCCTCTGTACCGAGCGCCTGGCGCATCCTCCTGGCAGACGGTGTCCTGGGATTTTGTGCTGGACAAGATCGCCCAGCATGTCAAGGCGACCCGCGATCGGACGTTTGTTGCCACGGATGCGGCGGGCAATGTCGTCAATCGGACGGAAGGCATGGCATTCGCCGGCGGGGCGACGTTCAGCAACGAGGAAGGGTACCTCGCCACGAAGGTGATGCGCGGCCTGGGCGCGGTGTACTTAGAGCAGCAGGCCCGGGTCTGACACGGCCCCACGGTGGTCAGTTTGGCCGCCACGTTCGGAAGAGGGGCAATGACAAATCACTGGAGGGACATCAAAAACGCCGACTTGATTTTGATCAACGGCGCCAACCCGGCGGAGGCGCATCCGGTCGGGTTCCAGTGGTTCATGCGCGCCAAGCTAGATCCCGCACGCGGCCCCGGCAAGGGGGGTGGGGCCAAGATCATTCACGCCGATCCCCGCTTCTCCCGCACGTCGGCGGTGTCCGACATCTACCTCAGGATCCGGACCGGCACCGACGTGGCGTACTATGGTGGGCTGATCAACTACGTCCTCCAAAGCGACCTTTATCACGCCGAGTACGTCAAGCACTACACGAATGCTGCCTTCATCGTGAAAGAGGGCTACGCGTTCACCGACGGCTTGTTCAGCGGCTACGACAAGGACAAGCGGACCTACGATACGTCGACGTGGGCGTACGAAGGCGACGAGGCCGCAAACGCGGCCTTTGAGCGCACGCAAAAAGAAGCGCTCGCCCACGGCGAGGCCCCCTCCACGGGCGCCGGTGTCAGCTTCGCCAAGCGGGACGACACCCTCCAGAATCCGCGTACGGTGTTCCAGCTGCTGAAGAAACACTACGAACGCTACACCCCGGAGATGGTCTCGAAGATCACCGGCATCCCCCCGGAGGACTTCCTGAGGGTCGCGAAGCTCGTCGGCGAGATGGGCCGGCCCGACAAGGTGATGACGATCGTGTACGCGGTCGGGCTCACCCATCACACCACCGGTAGCCAGATGATTCGGACGGGCGCCGTGCTGCAGCTCCTGCTCGGCAACATCGGGCGCCCCGGCGGGGGCATGAACGCCGAGCGCGGGCACGCCAACATCCAGGGGAACACCGACAACGCGATCTCCTGGGATATCCTGCCCGGATACATGCGCGTCCCGGCACCCGGCCAAAAGTCCCTCAGCGATTACGTCGCCAAGAGCGCGTCGAAAAAGTCCGACCCGCATTCCTGGAACTTCTTCGGCACCAACTACCGGAAATTTACGGTGAGCCTGCTCAAAGCCTGGTACGGAGATGCGGCCACCAAGGACAACGACTTTGCCTTCCACTATCTCCCCAAGCCGGCCGGGAATTCCTCGTGGATGTCCATCTTCGACCAGGCCCTGCGGGGGAAGATGGAAGGGCTGTTCCTCTCCGGCATGATGGCGACGAGCATCGGTCCCGACGTCAACCAGGTGCTCCAGGCGCAGGCAAACTTGAAATGGCTCGTGGTCATGGATCCCTTCCCGACCACCAGCTCCGAGTTCTGGCACGCTCCCGAGATGGACCCGAGCAAGGTCCAGACCGAGGTCTTCCACATCCCGTGCACGCACTGGATCGAGAAGGCCGGCTCGTTCACGAACAGCGGTCGGTGGGTGCAGTGGAAGGACCAGGTCATCCCTCCGCAGGGCGAGGCCCGGGATGACCAATCGGTCCTCGCCGACCTTTTCCAGCGCGTCAAGGCACTGTACCAGGCCGATCAGCAGAACGGCAAGTTCCCAGACCCGATTCTGCACCTGACGATGGACTACAAGGACCCGCGAAAGCCCGAGCTGGACGAGATCGCCCAGGAGATCAATGGCAAAGACCTCAAGACGGGGAAGCGCCTGGCGACCTTCGCCGCGCTCAAGGACGATGGCACCACCACCGCGGGCAACTGGATCTACACCGGCTTCTATCCGGAGGCGGGCAATCTCGCCAAGCGACGCGATGGGGTGCAGGACCCCGCCAAGAACGACCCGACCGGGATGGGGTTCTATCCCGGGTGGGCGTGGAGCTGGCCGCTCAACCGGCGGGTGCTGTACAATCGTGCCTCGGCAGACCTCGATGGCCAGCCCTGGGATCCAAAACGCCCCGGGATCCAGTGGGAGGGCAAGAAGTGGGTCGGCGATGTGCCGGATTATCCTCCCACGATGGACCCCAAGGATCCGAAAGCGTGGCTGCCGTTCATCATGAACGGCGAGGGCGTCGGGCGGCTGTTCAGCAACTCGCTGCTCGACGGGCCGCTGCCCGAGCACTACGAACCCGTCGAGTCGCCGATCGAGAACCCGCTGCATCCCCAGGTATCCGCGTCGCCCGTGGCCTTCCTCTACGACCAAGCGGCCGGCCGACCCAACCGCTTTGGGACCGCGGCGGAGTTCCCAATCATCGCCACCACCTACCGCCTCACGGAGCATGAACACTACATCACCCAGCAGGTCCCGCACCTTGTCCAGCTCCAGCCAGAGGCCTTCGTCGAGTTGCCCGAGGGCCTGGCCCGGGAGAAGGGGATCAAGAACGGCGATATGGTGCGCGTGCTGTCAAAACGCGGCAAGATCGAGGTGCGCGCGATCGTGACCAAGCGGCTCGGCCAGGTGGAGGTCGGCGGCAAGAAGGTGTGGCAGCTGGGCATCCCCATTCACTGGGGCTTCGTCGGTATCTCGGCCGAGCTGTACCCGGAGAAGTCCAAACACTGGCTGGTCAATCAGCTCACCCCGTTCGTGGGTGACGCAAACGCCAGGACGCCCGAGTTCAAGGCGTTCCTCGTGAACGTTGAGAAGATGTGATGGGACCGCAGGCCGCGGCAGTTGGGCAGTGGACGGAGCGCCGCCGTCGCGCCACGGAACTGGCGGAGCGCTGGCCGTTTGCCACAGAGGTGCTGACGTTTTACACGGCGCTTCTCGACGCGCAGGAGCGGGCCTATGAAACGGCCCGGGCGGAATTGTCCGATCCTTCTCGGACAGTCCCCTATGCCGTCGCCCGCGTCCTGCCCATGGTGAGAGCGGTGACCACTGCCACCGGGCCCCAGAAGCTGGCGCGCGCGGTGGCCGATCTGCCTCCAGCTGGAGGGAACGGGTCCACCGCACAGTGGGAGGAGAAAGTGAAGCGCTGGCTCGACGGCGGGGAACTGTCCGCAGTCGACCGCTACATGGCTCGCGCCGCGGTCGGACCGGTGCTCGAGGCGCTCGGCCAGGCATTCGGCCGAGTGTGGGACGGACCGCGCGATGCGCGCCACTGTCCCCATTGCGGCGGCCTGCCCCAAGT contains:
- the fdnG gene encoding formate dehydrogenase-N subunit alpha, whose translation is MIVATLTRRGFLKLTGVGVGTLALSELGFDLAHAYQVRQTLRIAGATQSHSVCPYCAVGCALVAYTRKEADGTVKILQIEGDPDSPITEGRLCPKGATAMQLATSARRVEHPLYRAPGASSWQTVSWDFVLDKIAQHVKATRDRTFVATDAAGNVVNRTEGMAFAGGATFSNEEGYLATKVMRGLGAVYLEQQARVUHGPTVVSLAATFGRGAMTNHWRDIKNADLILINGANPAEAHPVGFQWFMRAKLDPARGPGKGGGAKIIHADPRFSRTSAVSDIYLRIRTGTDVAYYGGLINYVLQSDLYHAEYVKHYTNAAFIVKEGYAFTDGLFSGYDKDKRTYDTSTWAYEGDEAANAAFERTQKEALAHGEAPSTGAGVSFAKRDDTLQNPRTVFQLLKKHYERYTPEMVSKITGIPPEDFLRVAKLVGEMGRPDKVMTIVYAVGLTHHTTGSQMIRTGAVLQLLLGNIGRPGGGMNAERGHANIQGNTDNAISWDILPGYMRVPAPGQKSLSDYVAKSASKKSDPHSWNFFGTNYRKFTVSLLKAWYGDAATKDNDFAFHYLPKPAGNSSWMSIFDQALRGKMEGLFLSGMMATSIGPDVNQVLQAQANLKWLVVMDPFPTTSSEFWHAPEMDPSKVQTEVFHIPCTHWIEKAGSFTNSGRWVQWKDQVIPPQGEARDDQSVLADLFQRVKALYQADQQNGKFPDPILHLTMDYKDPRKPELDEIAQEINGKDLKTGKRLATFAALKDDGTTTAGNWIYTGFYPEAGNLAKRRDGVQDPAKNDPTGMGFYPGWAWSWPLNRRVLYNRASADLDGQPWDPKRPGIQWEGKKWVGDVPDYPPTMDPKDPKAWLPFIMNGEGVGRLFSNSLLDGPLPEHYEPVESPIENPLHPQVSASPVAFLYDQAAGRPNRFGTAAEFPIIATTYRLTEHEHYITQQVPHLVQLQPEAFVELPEGLAREKGIKNGDMVRVLSKRGKIEVRAIVTKRLGQVEVGGKKVWQLGIPIHWGFVGISAELYPEKSKHWLVNQLTPFVGDANARTPEFKAFLVNVEKM
- the fdhE gene encoding formate dehydrogenase accessory protein FdhE, producing MGPQAAAVGQWTERRRRATELAERWPFATEVLTFYTALLDAQERAYETARAELSDPSRTVPYAVARVLPMVRAVTTATGPQKLARAVADLPPAGGNGSTAQWEEKVKRWLDGGELSAVDRYMARAAVGPVLEALGQAFGRVWDGPRDARHCPHCGGLPQVSVLASTGEDLVAPRRYLECSRCARRWAYPRMTCAGCGETEAHHLPIFAEEGTTEAEATGTVVRGLGAAPAGTPAAGARFRHVSIYACRSCSRYLLNVDLSRDARAVPVVDEMAAVPLDLYAREQGVMKIVPNLMGL